The Clostridium sporogenes region TTTCATTTTCTAGATCCTGTTCAAATTCTTCTGAGAATTTTAACTCCTCTTCATCTTCTTTTAGTACCTTCTTTAAGGCTTCTTTATCTACAAAGTTTTTATCCTCTTTTATTTCATCAATCCTTATAGCTTGAGTATCTATTCCTTCTCTTTGTAAACATTCTGCGCAATTATCGCATTTTTTATTTGGATTTAAATCGCAAATTTCACATTCCCCACAGTCGGTACATTTTTTAGTATAATTAAAAATACAAGTTTCTCTATTCATATATTTACACTCTACCTTTCTTTATGGTATCTTATTACAAATTGTAAATTTATTATATTGGTTATTATTATACTTAAAAGTTATTACTCTATAAAAACACTCTTACTATTATAGCAAAAATATAGTTTATATGCATTAAAAAACCTTTTATAATCATAAGCTATATTATAATTTATTTGAACATTAGTTTGCAGCTTTCCATTTTTATGGTATAATTTAATTATTATTTAAGTAATGAGGTGTGATTATGAATAAAAGCCGAATTGACAAACAAAATGAAGTTTATAACTTTATAAAATTACAAATTAAAGAAAAGGGCTATCCTCCTTCAGTAAGAGAAATTTGCAAGGCTGTAGGTTTAAGTTCAACTTCATCAGTGCATTTCCATCTTAAAAGATTAGAAAAGGAAGGTTTGATAAAAAGAGATAGTAGCAAAACTAGAGCCATAGAAATTGTTGATCCTACCTCAAAAAAAGAAGTTATAAATGTACCTATTGTAGGAACTATAACTGCAGGAAATCCTATTTTGGCTATAGAGAATATAGAAGATGTATTTCCATTACCTATTGATTATGTTAAAAACACAAAGGATTTATTTATGTTAAAG contains the following coding sequences:
- the lexA gene encoding transcriptional repressor LexA codes for the protein MNKSRIDKQNEVYNFIKLQIKEKGYPPSVREICKAVGLSSTSSVHFHLKRLEKEGLIKRDSSKTRAIEIVDPTSKKEVINVPIVGTITAGNPILAIENIEDVFPLPIDYVKNTKDLFMLKVSGESMIEAGILDGDLAIIEKTDSANNGDIVVALIDNEATLKRFFKESSYIRLQPENKSMKPIILEDCKVLGRLVGIYRKY